tctagttcattcaacacacataagtcctatgcacataataataacactaaccggttgagaagaaggagccgaaacaaaggaagGGAACCGAGAAAGTAAAGTGTCCGAATGATGATGATCTTGTCCGAGATTCCTTgaccgagatccttgcttgatccgaaagttggaagagaatgGAATGTTGTTTgggggttttctagtgagagagaatagaaggagtgtttgtgtgtttgtgtaacaaatgaaTGAAGAATGAGGGGAAGTTGGGTTTTATATACAAGGGATCTCGAGTTGGgctgggggtttcggcccaaaccggttacggctcaagaggcccactcgagaccgagtggcccactcgcaaccgagtggttgcgagtcatggtctcgactcacatacatatatatataatacatacatacaacacatatcatgcaaaaagatcacgttttcatttaataacatatatatacacaaaaatattacaaagtgttcgttcggaaaaacctagagtgtcacataatgcgccttgcggtctctcggaaaaattttgtgctagttgatttatttgtttttctatgttttgaatgctagcttgttgattcctaaaattagattctatttgtagaaatctttccgagtttttcttatcagtgtcagagacgaggcgagataaagtatcttcgagcctttctcgtccaccttgttgttgagtgaaattttgtgactcatttcttgattgctgaaagtttgttcgttgggtttgttggttactactattgccggtttccctccaaccaaggtttgggtggtttcgccatccttggttgtaagttcccgttggaggacccgacggcctaggtctattatcaatgtagtttaccatttcttgttgatcgtccgtttctttcatgcaactccaattttcatgtgacccaccacacccttcacaagccataaccgaggctgtttttgtcatttctaatttttttatttttgaagaaagggcctcgatttgggcttgtaaagaggtgctttcgtcgaccttatgggcgcccggggcgatagacttatttccccgggaagtgtgccattgaaaattggtttgagcaatttcctcaatctgattatatatttcgtgcgggcgtcgattacctaaaagtcccccggagctagaatcaagtgtctgcctagtgtgtggcaacaatccattgtagaaagtggatacttgttgccatattgcgaggccgtgatggggacacttgcgtaatagctccttgaacctttcccatgtttcatataaggattccccgtcctcttgtgagtatgtattaatttcagccattaatttagcagttttagaaggagggaaatacttatatagaaacttttgggctagttcatcccaggtgtttaccgatccagttgggagggtgttgagccaagctttcgctcggtcttttagtgagaatggaaacatacggaggcggatggcgtcgtttgatgctccattgatccgaaaggtatcacatatttctaagaaattagttatatgtagatgaggatcctcgtccgcaagcccgtggaaggttgcggagttttggagcatttgtatcaaatgcggtcgaagttcgaagttattggcttcgacattcggagcattgatagcggcgcctagattacctacggtgggccgtagataatccataagggtacgttggtccgccattgggggtggatcacccgaaaccttctcttggtttttggcttttaacctttttctgagaaagcgttcgggttcttctagtggttcctttatgtctttattggaactggagctcatacactacgtgaggatggcgtcgggttccaagtcctgcaataaaaacaaaaaagaatgttggtcagaaggttcaccacggccccgtgttgagcgaacacggccccgtggtcggaagtacagtgattgtttttcagatcccagttactggaagttggacacggccccgtgttgcaccggcacggccccgtggtcagccttctgtaacttgaaaaacaaaaactgccagtaactttgctgagcacggcctgtgtccgaccaggcacggccccgtgctgagctctgcagaagctaaaaatctaagaaaaatcctaaaaaattaaagaaaaataaaaatatgattaggccgttgattcctaactttcttaaaatccttgtgtccccggcagcggcgccaaaaacttgatgcgtgtcagtgtatatatgtttttagatatatatttaagcccctttttacacttttagccaagttttaaatttataaaacacgatattcactaacactaaacacacatatgggcaagtgcacccatcgtggacgtagtatagtgttggtaagataccgaggtcgtccaaggacacaagagcttttaataccggtttatcctcaacgtctaatcaaatcaaaaaggttagaaaaatgttttaaactaagaaagataaaaactaactaaatgctgaaaataaaaataaaataaaaacagatagacaagatgaatcacttggatccgacacgtgtattagtataacctttgattattttcgcacttttgcacttgtttaagagattatcttagttattgtagtaggcccctcttttgaaggcgacgttaccctcaacccagtagtttgagtcagcaaggatacaatcctaaagggtcggattattgaaagataatgaattaagttattaatgcaaattgtggtaggccccgcttttggcggtgacgttaccctcggctaagtagtctgagtcaacagggatacagtcctaaatagccgggttatagtattaatagtagttaacttatgaggggtcaaagagtttggatccccgccatccaatacctatgggcattgaaggagatcctactaaatttgacccaggtcccaagcaggacctctaaacgctgaacaagggcaagacctttaccaaaccgttcccttaacccccgaccaggtagccaacatacctccatatagaccgtggagatatgaatggtgaaaatcttttattttatatagacagtaaaataatgccaagacaccacggacaaacgataaggaaagatcaccttcaacataagtaactagttattaaagtcattaatacaaaaccaaataaaaagtgcaaaagattaaaaataaaaagtattatactaaacacttgtcttcaccaagtgatgtaagagacttaggcaatcatggccttgattgtcaagaactcttacgatcaatcttggatcccgagacgactcacacactctacgatggacaatggatgatggtggtggatgatggtgttatggtggtagtgggtggtggatgaggtgtgagagaggtggtgtgccaagggatgagggagaatgaagccaagctcctctatttataggctgaacagaaggctggacacggccccgtgtccactggacacggccccgtgcccgcctgacactctctctcctcattaattgtaattgcgaattacaattaatgcgcctgctgtactttcaccacgcccccgtgcccgctggacacggccccgtggtgggcaatggaagcttctactggtttgtcttttctgctgcttcctaggcacgcccccgtgttcgctggacacggggcgtgttcagactctgtttcttctcctttgccttgggaggtgccgttgagggtccgggtagtccacttttgttccttttcttgtattttatggtagaattagttgtctttttgcttcttttgtgattttgagctcatttcatcctgaaaatacaaaaggaagacaaaaacactctttttccaacattagtacttaaaaagggttagttttatgccttaattgatgtgatttatatgttgcattttacacacatcaagaatccttaagcaaagactaacccatgcaaccatattagcgttaccagaaggaactgaagactttgtagtctattgtgacgcttcgaaGTTAGGTtacggatgtgtattgatgcaacgtcaaaaggttatagcttacgcatctagacaacttaagaatcgtgaagaaaattattcaacccatgatttggaattaggagccataatttttgcccttaagatttggagacattacctttatggtagtaagtttaccatttttacagatcataagagtttaaggtatgctTTTAAgcaaaaagagctaaacatgagacaaagacgctggatggagattcttagtgattatgattgtgatatccagtatcatgcaggaaaagccaatgtagtggctgatgctttaagtcgaaaatatcacgaaaagctaaaaagggtacgttctcttaaattaaatctacaagtagatttaaatgaacacaTTAGAAAAGcataagaatcagtaatcaaggaagatactaaaaatttaaaaggaatgattaaggaattagaacaaggaacagatggaatttggagatccCGCAAGGAAAGaatatggatacctaaattaggaaacttgcgccatcgtatattagaagaagcccataaatctaagtatacgatggatcctggaagtgataaaatgtatcaggatttaagaaagaatttctggtggatatgaatgaaaaagaatatagcagcttacgtttctaagtgtttaacttgttcacaagtcaaagctgaacatcagaaaccctcagaaTTGttacaacagctagaaatgccagtttggaaatgggaattgataacaatggattttgttaccaaattacccaaaacaagaaaaggtaatgatacaatctgggtgattgtagacaggctaaccaaatcagctcatttcctaccaatgaaagaaactttcagtatggaacaattagccaaattgtatgtaaatgaaattgtttcaatacatggaattcctttatcaattgtttctaatagggatagtcgttttacctctcattttttgtcaagttttcaaaaagcaatgggaaccaagctaaatctaagcacagcttatcatcctcaaacggacggtcaaagcgaaaggacaattcagacaatggaagatatgcttagagcttgtgtaattgatttcggaggtaattgggacgatcacttaccattaatagaattttcttataataacagttatcccacaagtatcaatgctgcaccattcgaagcactttatggacgaaagtgtagaaccgcagtctgttgggcagaaattggggaaaagaaACTATCTGGAcatgagatagtgcaagaaacaaccaataagatcattcaagtcaaggaacgactgaaagcagcacgtgatcgacagaaaagctatgctgataaccgacgcaaaccgttggaatttcaagtaggagataaagtattgttgaaagtctctccctggaaaggaatagtaagattcatcaagaggggaaagctaagtcccaggtatgttggaccttttgagattattagaagaataggacctgtagcctatcagctacaactgccagaggaaatggcaggaatacacgatgtatttcatgtatcaaatctcaagaaatgcctagctgatgaatcgttagtagtacctcttaaggatgtagaggtaaatgaacagttaaagtttgtagagaggcctctacaaattgaagacaggaaaatTAAGAATATCAAGCAcaaaagattagttctggtcaaagtaaaatgggactccaaaagaggatcagaatacacatgggagcttgaatcagaatatacaaaagaaatatccacacctgttccagtagacctcgaggacgagctctaaaataaggtggggaggatataataacccgaaaccgacaccctcataatttttctgacaccctaaaaatatttaaaatacccctatatgtcttaaaatacaccccgtatatgaaaaaccgagcccaaaatacgttataacatttaaaataaataaaaaaacaaagaaaatagagttcaggcgggccgcgtaagatctcacttaatccttacgcgggccgcggcAACTTAATGATCAGGCGAGCTCCGGTGCTGCCACGTGTCCGAACGCGTGTTGAACCTAGGtaatgacccggatcagctacagCCTAACTCCCCTACGACACGGGTCGTGTAAGCCTAAGCTtacatttacgcgggccgcgagaaacctgtttttcagcccTATATAAGGAGGCTTCGGGATTTCATTTTCCGTCGCTCAATTCTCTTCTTTCTAAACGAATTCTCACATAATAGGCATAATatacgggtattataccccctaatagcgaggttctgctccgatgtaagtatcataacccctggagacgtattagatactctgcccgattgatctagggttctgtaacggctgtcgtggttctgcccgacgtagtcgttggaatgccgtctcggggaaggtattactaatgttaaaaagggttattatactaacacgtgtgcatttgtgtaaattatagattattcctaggaaatccttactgaaaacctaagacagcaatgtgagtaatctcctttttgtaaactgtttttacaaaacctcacttaattaattagacattaaacagttattgagtatttgtaaagatacaattacagtcggtaaatttggggttttgtatacaaaatttgttactgccttgcgaggagtaacatgaccataagtcggaacgacagtaccgtgggtggtaattgatatgacttagaaacaaatgtaattgcggaatcgccctcaatactgtacaatggtttttatcaaaacttaattaaactgggattcactcaccagtatttcccactgacaaaatatttttaaacgcgtttcaggtaacaatatgtgaaagccaaatagaagccagctagacagcactgaaggcttggaaaagtggcaataaagttacctaaaatggatagatgtttttattaaataaaaataggatttattcctatgataAAGTGTgcactgaaaacttgggttttacccatgtattaaatattatgaaagtgtggcattttactctaataaaatatttcctaactacggtcctgatgtaaaatccgctgccaaattagacaataacaggataccaccgaaactggccgcggccgcctgttcccatagttgtataggggggacgggggttgcgacataataactaaacataatgtaacgaaaccaCGATCACATACCTTTAGAGAAATCCTTTCAAACGTGTATCGCCACTAGCTTGTCCGCTTGGCGTCCCGGTttccttgcctatagagttcagcCATAGATGTTTAGAACTCTCTTATAGCATATAACGCATAATTTTCCACACTAGTCAAATATGCATTTTTAACATTTATCTTCTCTTATGCATTATATCAAACACTTAATGAGCATGATTTCATACAATTAAAATCAAGTTCTTAACTAACTATTTAGTCAAGATTTAAGCATCCCTTCACAAGTTCATGTCAAATTTTCATATCAACAAGTCAGAATTCACTTCATAGAGCTCAAATACACTAGGTTAACAATCATAATCCTAGTGTCTAATATAATTCCACAAAACCCACTTGTCACATGAGTGTATAATCATGAATTCACAATTATGAACATCAATTTACAAGTAAATGACTAGGGTTTATTCCTAGACATAATTTCATTCCTAATTTCATCCAAACAATGATCATGCAAGCTCATATTCGAATCTCATGAGTTCATCTAAAATTTAAGATGGAACCAAATAGtgaaattttgcataccttatgatcccttcactgaggtgatcactaatctatgttcggattttgatttggacTCGATTTCCCCCTTCAATTTGGTGAATTTTTGTGTTTTAGGGTTGAAGCTTGAGAGCTCCCTTTTGGTCTGGTTGAAATCGCAGGACACACAccacgtatgtgtgtgtgttttgtgtttaatatttgatttaattaaaactTTAATTCATTTGCCCATGTTTAGTCCCTCCACTTTACACAAGTTATTTAAGGGATATATTAACCATATTTGTTCTATTATGTCAAGGCACTagctaactaggttatttattccaAGTTATTTTATCTTGACTAATACCGATATTTAGTTTTCAACAGGATacttatattttcggggtgttacattaagCCCGTTTATTACACGAGTCTAATAACATTAAAAGTGTTTTCAAAGCACGGAAGTAAACCAGTTTTCAAATATCGGATTAACCTATTCTTtaccatttttattattataatataaaattttaatttatttaatatatgttttaaacatatagtaaaaaaaatcattttaaagAATAAGAAGATGTTGTCACATTAACATTATTTGAAATTGATTATTATAAGTAGAGTTGTTACTAAGAGCATACGTAGTGGGGCGGTATGGCCCCCCATAGCGCCGCCATGGCGCCGCCCACACCGAAACGCGGGGCGCTATGCCCCAAAAAATTTTGAAAGCGCGATGAATATAACGGCGGTATAAATGGGGGATTTGATTTTTTGACCGTTGTAAACGGtcattttactaaaaaaaaaatcaattttttttcaaactttCCTTTAAATCAATACCTCATCTCCTATTTTTTTTACCACACACACTCAAACACTCTTTATCTCTTCCATTTTTTTAGAAATCCTTATATTTTATACAATGCATCCATTCAACCGTAGCTTTATTCCTCCCCGATCAAGTGCGGACCCAAACCAAAGTGGTAATCCTACTCGCCCCGTGTCGCCGGTTCCCACTAGACCCAACCCTTTCGGCTCCGGTTTTCTCGATTACAATCAACAAAGTCCCGGGTTCATGAATCTTTTGAACCAACCGCTATCATGGGACCCTAATCTCTACGGGTGGAACCCGAATCAAAACACCGATGGGATGGGGTCGTCTCAAGCGTTTGGGTCGGCTCAAGCTTTCGGCTCCCCACTACACGAACCCGATGTTGTTCCTGAAACACAACCCGAGGTAGCGGAGAcgcaaaaaggaaaaggaaaagcaaAACGGCCACATAAAAAGAAAGTGGAAACCACCACCCGAGCGAAAAAAATGTGATAACGTGGGAGCCCGAAGAGGAGTATGCGTTAACCCGCGCTTTCATCGATGTTTCGGAGGACCCggttatatgtatattttttttctctgtttttattttttctctatttttatttattttctgttttaatttattttctgtttttaatttattttctgtttttatttttttaaattttagactaacattatattttatttttttgtagcaaacaatcaaagtaaaaCCGTTTTTTGGAACCGAATACGAGAACTTTTTTTCGACCTCATGGGTAGAGGAGACGAATACCGCCTACCAGACTCTATATCGGGGAAGTGGACCGATATAAACAAGAAATGCGCAAACTTTCAAACCGTGTACCAACGCTTGTTTTCCGGATGGAAAAGTGGAAGTAACGATGAAGACATTACGCAAGCGGCATTGGTCGAGTATACGGAGGCTAATGGCCATTTCCCGTACATGAGGTGTTGGCAAATCCTTCGCCATAGCCCCAAATGGGCCACCGTATCTACTCCGAGTGGTCGTTCGGGAAATACACGACCATCAAAGAGGTCCAAAACAAACGAGTCGGGTGAACCGGAAACGCCAACCTCCGACGCTCGAAACACTGACTTGAACGAGGATATTCCGGATGACGAGCCGGTGGAGGAGCTACCAAGACCGCTTGGAAGAAAAAGCCGGGCGAAAAAACACGAGTCGTCGTCGATGTCTATGGGAACGGATATGAGTAACGCATTTTCAGAGATAAACAAACGACTTCAAGACATACACGAACTCGGTACTAAACGTTTCGAGGAGAACCGCGAAGTTACGGAGATTAGGCGTTGGCACAAAAGGAGcggattgaaaaaaaaatataacctttgattgtgtaatttttttttattctagtttaatgtttttttttctagtttaatgtttttttattttattgtacttttttttatttaatgaaatgaattttatttttaaaaaacttacaaatgaattaaaaaaataaaaattaaaaaatgagtaatgatgacaaaggggcgttatgactacggcctcaacttgcataacgccccataaagccccttgctgacgtggcatgccacatgtcacataacgcccccaaaagggccttatgactacacatggcctaataactaactatatattttagatatgtcaaaagtaaataatcattatctaagtaaataataaaatatttgttagtattaagttgttaaggattttttattgttttgtattaattaattaattaataataataataataataataataatagtaaattGAATGAAAGAATGTCATGTGGCATTAAGTAGGCTCTTGTTTTAGTATAAGAATGACATGTGACATTAATCATACTTTTTTATTAGTATATTTGATttaccggaggacgatcaagctcaacaaGGAAGCGAAcacataaaacaaataaaaaatatatatgttcatAATATGTATTATAATGGagatatttatatataatatgaATATTAGGAGAAGAGATGAGCTATATAAATTCATATATTCATCAAGAAGAACGAGTTAAATAGTATATTATTTAAAGTATTAAAGAGTTAATTTCAAACTTAAATTAATATACTAGATTATTAGACCCGTGTACTACACGGGTTTAAGgatataaatttataaattatttaaatttatattctCTACAAAAATTTACATAAGTGTTTTTTTTTACCATAGATGACACAACAATTGGTCATGTG
Above is a window of Helianthus annuus cultivar XRQ/B chromosome 14, HanXRQr2.0-SUNRISE, whole genome shotgun sequence DNA encoding:
- the LOC110906737 gene encoding uncharacterized protein LOC110906737 gives rise to the protein MGRGDEYRLPDSISGKWTDINKKCANFQTVYQRLFSGWKSGSNDEDITQAALVEYTEANGHFPYMRCWQILRHSPKWATVSTPSGRSGNTRPSKRSKTNESGEPETPTSDARNTDLNEDIPDDEPVEELPRPLGRKSRAKKHESSSMSMGTDMSNAFSEINKRLQDIHELGTKRFEENREVTEIRRWHKRSGLKKKYNL